In Rhodamnia argentea isolate NSW1041297 chromosome 4, ASM2092103v1, whole genome shotgun sequence, the following proteins share a genomic window:
- the LOC115728641 gene encoding DDB1- and CUL4-associated factor homolog 1 isoform X2, with translation MEEQTRQSAAAEEARNEEEEALAKAQSLMDRVTASPDHPSPALLHALSSLLETHESRYLEQSDHSSNNARAAHPIGRLGNLLRDNDEFFDLVSSKFLSEKTFSTSVQAAAARLLLACSLTWMYPHVFEDDALENIKRWVIDDTERCPADDSKLKFDSGRKEASDNDMLKAYATGLLAISLSNGGPLVEDVLTCGLSAKLMHYLRVRVLGDAGQRDTTHLADSKSASVLNCVRGREESRGRVRLVVEVPHSEDVGSPDERCLEDQASERDRDGGIGWQAFGEDSRIAREPPDSLANEKAKSGDLDESSRDESSRRRTHRGWSKSRGKGRAGEGAVENEQVLTSPGSVTRLGLGRSVKDKSSSRHLDVKKIPDTRKLATRGSDGLSSERDDFMELIGECKVGSRDISDLVKNAVRAAEAEAREANAPEEAIKAAAAAAAEVVKSAALEALNSKNDEEAAVSAASRAASTVIDAARAVEASRKSVGTAVESTDQRGMDEIDEDVEYFIPDMETLAQLREKYCIQCLEILGEYVEVLGPVLHEKGVDVCLALLQRSSKYKEPSKIAGLLPDVMKLICALAAHRKFAALFVDRGGMQKLLSIPRIAQTFFGLSSCLFTIGSIQGIMERVCALPSDVVRQVVELAIQLLECPQDQAARKNAALFFAAAFVFRAVLDAFDALDGLQKLLGVLNDAASVRSGVNSVSLGLSSSSSLRTDRSPPEVLTSSEKQIAYHTAVALRQYFRAHLLLIVDSIRPSKTNRSAPRNSSSMRAAYKPLDISNEAMDAVFLQLQKDRKLGPAFVRTRWPAVDKFLACNGHLTMLELCQAPPVERYLHDLLQYALGVLHIVTLVPQSRKMIVNATLSNERVGIAVVLDAANIASTYVDPEIIQPALNVLINLVCPPPSISNRPPMLAQGQLSAATQSSNALAMESRDRNADRSITDRIASVTVQNDLRDRNGESSGVDRGCITSSGIQSSTAPLTPVSASTSGLVGDRRISLGAGAGSAGLAAQLEQGYRQAREAVRANNGIKVLLHLLQPRIYSPPVALDCIRALACRVLLGLARDDTIAHILTKLQVGKKLSELIRDSGSQTLGNEQGRWQAELAQVAIELIGIVTNSGRASTLAATDAATPTLRRIERAAIAAATPITYHSRELLLLIHEHLQACGLGGSAAMLLKEAQLTPLPSMVAPAALSYTVCTQESASIQLQWPSGRTPCGFLSEKSRYSEHNDNSRLRCDSAGSSIRKKPLVFSPSIGSQSKQMSFLDGSSQLGKKLPSVIKPSAQLILRETPSEATGKTLVDTDPQGKTPIILPMKRKHHEIKDGGFAIPGKRLQTSEHGLCSPACVTPHTFRTTCLLSDVDDSPYLNCQTGHMTSTDHGLLNDPHSSNNMERLTLDSLVVQYLKHQHRQCPAPISTLPPLSLLHPHVCPEPKRSLDAPSNVTARLGTREFRSVYGGVLGNRKDRQFVFSRFRPWRTCRDDNSGLLTCIAFLGNSSHIAAGSHGGELKIFDTNTNTVLDSCTSHQPPLVYVQSRVSGDTQLLLSSSIQDVRLWDASSIGNGPLHPFEGCKAARFSNSGSHFAALMTDLSNREILLYDIQTYQMELKLSDTTFGSTGRAHMYSQIHFSPSDTMLLWNGVLWDRRVSGPVHRFDQFTDYGGGGFHPAGNEVIINSEVWDLRKFRLLRSVPSLDQTAITFNARGDVIYAILRRNLEDVMSAVHTRRAKHPLFAAFRTVDAVNYADIATIPVDRCVLDFATEPTDSFVGLITMDDQEEMLSSARVYEIGRRRPTDDDSDPDDAESEEDEDEEDEEVDIDPILGPGLDGDSDSDPDNMSNDDDSMSDLDEDDEEDGDFIMDGFEFDGGPGILEIVTEGEDDDDDDGSQMVESFSSGDEEDILRNGFGF, from the exons ATGGAAGAACAGACGCGGCAGTCTGCTGCGGCGGAGGAAGCGAGGAACGAGGAAGAAGAGGCGTTGGCCAAGGCTCAGAGCCTCATGGACAGGGTCACCGCTTCTCCTGATCATCCCAGCCCTGCCCTTCTCCatgctctctcctctcttctcgaGACCCACGAGTCCCG ATACTTGGAACAAAGCGATCACTCCTCCAATAATGCTCGCGCCGCTCACCCCATTGGGCGTCTCGGCAATTTACTCCGT GACAATGATGAATTCTTCGATTTGGTGTCTTCCAAGTTCCTGTCTGAAAAGACATTCTCGACCTCTGTCCAAGCAGCTGCTGCTAGGCTTCTTTTGGCTTGCTCCCTCACTTGGATG TATCCCCATGTTTTTGAAGATGATGCTTTGGAGAACATAAAACGGTGGGTGATTGATGACACTGAAAGATGTCCGGCTGACGATTCTAAGTTGAAGTTTGATTCTGGAAGAAAGGAGGCCTCGGACAATGATATGTTGAAGGCCTATGCCACGGGACTTCTTGCAATCTCTTTGTCGAA TGGTGGTCCATTGGTGGAGGATGTGTTGACTTGTGGACTGTCTGCCAAGCTCATGCATTATCTTCGTGTACGGGTCCTTGGAGATGCTGGACAGAGAGATACTACTCATCTGGCAGACAGCAAAAGTGCTTCTGTGTTGAATTGTGTTAGAGGTAGAGAAGAAAGTCGGGGGAGAGTGCGGCTGGTTGTAGAAGTGCCACATTCAGAGGATGTCGGGTCGCCAGATGAGAGATGCTTGGAGGATCAAGCTTCTGAACGGGACCGGGATGGAGGCATTGGTTGGCAAGCGTTTGGAGAAGATAGCCGAATTGCTAGGGAACCACCCGATAGTCTGGCCAATGAGAAGGCAAAATCTGGAGATCTTGACGAAAGTAGTAGGGATGAATCTTCAAGGCGTCGAACACATCGTGGGTGGTCAAAATCAAGAGGAAAGGGGAGGGCTGGTGAAGGAGCAGTGGAGAATGAACAAGTTTTGACCTCTCCAGGATCAGTTACTCGGTTAGGTTTAGGTAGGAGTGTTAAAGATAAGAGCTCCTCAAGACATCTCGATGTGAAAAAAATACCGGATACCCGGAAATTAGCAACTCGAGGTTCTGATGGTTTGTCCTCAGAGAGAGATGATTTTATGGAGCTAATTGGAGAATGCAAAGTCGGTAGTAGAGATATCTCTGATCTCGTGAAGAATGCAGTCAGAGCAGCAGAAGCTGAAGCGAGAGAAGCAAATGCACCTGAAGAAGCCATTAAGGCAGCCGCCGCGGCTGCTGCTGAAGTTGTCAAAAGTGCAGCTTTGGAG gcacttaattccaaaaatgatgaagaagctGCAGTGTCGGCAGCTTCAAGAGCTGCATCTACAGTCATTGACGCTGCTCGTGCTGTAGAAGCCTCCAG GAAATCTGTTGGCACTGCGGTTGAATCGACAGATCAACGTGGTATGGATGAAATAGATGAAGATGTTGAATACTTTATTCCTGACATGGAGACCTTGGCACAGCTGCGAGAAAAGTACTGCATCCAGTGCCTAGAGATTTTGGGAGAATATGTTGAGGTTCTTGGGCCTGTATTGCATGAAAAGGGTGTTGATGTCTGTCTTGCTTTGCTCCAGAGGAGCTCCAAATATAAAGAGCCTTCAAAGATTGCGGGGCTCTTGCCTGATGTGATGAAGCTAATATGTGCTTTGGCAGCTCATCGGAAATTTGCAGCCCTGTTTGTGGACAGGGGTGGCATGCAAAAACTCCTTTCTATTCCTAGAATTGCTCAAACCTTCTTTGGTCTTTCGTCTTGCTTATTTACTATTGGTTCCATTCAG GGCATTATGGAACGAGTGTGTGCTCTTCCTTCAGATGTGGTGCGCCAAGTTGTTGAGTTAGCTATTCAGCTTCTAGAATGCCCCCAGGATCAGGCGGCACGAAAGAATGCAGCCTTGTTTTTTGCTGCTGCTTTTGTTTTCAGAGCAGTCCTTGATGCTTTTGATGCTCTGGATGGTTTACAAAAATTACTGGGTGTCTTAAATGATGCTGCCTCAGTAAGATCTGGAGTGAATTCTGTATCGCTAGGACTCTCCAGTTCAAGTTCACTTCGGACTGACAGGTCACCTCCAGAAGTGCttacatcatccgagaagcagaTAGCTTATCACACAGCTGTTGCTTTACGGCAATATTTTCGGGCACATTTACTATTGATTGTGGATTCAATTCGTCCATCTAAGACTAACCGCAGTGCTCCCCGGAATAGTTCGAGCATGAGGGCAGCCTACAAACCCCTTGACATCAGTAATGAGGCTATGGATGCTGTATTCCTCCAATTGCAGAAGGATCGGAAGTTGGGACCTGCTTTTGTGAGAACACGGTGGCCAGCAGTTGATAAGTTCTTAGCCTGTAACGGACATTTGACAATGTTGGAATTGTGTCAG GCCCCACCGGTTGAGCGCTATTTGCACGACTTGCTTCAATATGCCTTGGGTGTTCTGCACATTGTTACGCTGGTACCTCAAAGTCGTAAAATGATAGTGAATGCCACATTGAGCAATGAGCGTGTTGGGATTGCAGTTGTATTGGATGCTGCAAATATTGCTAGTACTTATGTTGACCCAGAG ATCATACAGCCTGCTTTGAATGTGCTAATTAATCTTGTGTGCCCTCCGCCTTCGATTAGCAATAGACCTCCTATGCTTGCACAAGGTCAGCTGTCTGCTGCTACCCAAAGCTCCAATGCCCTTGCCATGGAATCTAGAGATAGAAATGCAGACCGCAGTATCACCGATCGAATTGCTTCTGTGACCGTCCAGAATGATTTAAGGGATCGGAATGGTGAATCTAGTGGGGTTGATAGAGGGTGCATAACGTCATCTGGGATTCAATCCAGTACAGCTCCTTTGACACCTGTTTCTGCATCAACTTCAGGATTGGTTGGAGATCGTAGAATATCTTTAGGTGCTGGAGCAGGTTCTGCTGGTCTTGCTGCGCAGCTGGAGCAAGGATATCGTCAAGCAAGAGAGGCTGTTCGTGCTAATAATGGCATAAAGGTCCTTCTGCATCTCCTTCAGCCACGAATATACTCACCTCCTGTTGCTCTGGACTGCATACGTGCTCTGGCTTGCCGTGTACTACTTGGTTTAGCCAGAGATGATACCATTGCACACATATTAACGAAGCTCCAG gTTGGGAAAAAACTGTCAGAGCTCATTCGAGATTCTGGAAGCCAGACGCTTGGGAATGAGCAGGGTAGGTGGCAAGCTGAACTAGCTCAGGTCGCCATTGAACTGATAGGG ATTGTGACAAATTCAGGTCGTGCCAGTACATTAGCAGCTACTGATGCTGCAACCCCTACTTTGAGGCGCATAGAACGAGCAGCTATCGCTGCTGCTACTCCTATTACTTATCACTCCAG GGAACTGTTACTCCTTATCCACGAACATCTGCAAGCATGTGGTTTGGGTGGGAGTGCTGCTATGCTGCTGAAAGAAGCTCAATTGACTCCTCTCCCATCGATGGTGGCACCAGCAGCTCTTTCATATACAGTATGCACCCAAGAATCAGCCTCTATACAGCTTCAGTGGCCCTCTGGTCGCACCCCATGTGGATTTCTATCTGAAAAGTCAAGATACTCTGAACATAATGATAATTCCAGATTGAGGTGTGACTCAGCGGGATCTTCAATACGGAAGAAACCGCTGGTTTTCTCACCTAGTATTGGTTCACAATCAAAACAGATGTCTTTTCTTGATGGGAGTTCACAACTTGGTAAAAAGCTACCTAGTGTCATAAAACCGTCTGCACAATTAATTTTACGTGAAACTCCATCAGAAGCTACAGGGAAAACTTTAGTAGATACTGATCCCCAAGGTAAAACTCCCATTATTTTGCCAATGAAGAGAAAACACCATGAGATAAAAGATGGTGGCTTTGCAATACCTGGGAAGAGGTTACAAACCTCTGAGCACGGGCTGTGCTCCCCTGCTTGTGTGACGCCTCATACCTTCCGTA CAACATGTCTTTTGTCTGATGTGGATGACAGTCCATATTTGAATTGTCAAACAGGTCATATGACTTCTACTGACCATGGGTTACTGAATGATCCCCATTCTAGCAACAATATGGAGAGGTTAACTCTGGATTCTCTTGTTGTTCAATATCTGAAGCACCAACATCGACAGTGTCCTGCTCCAATTTCTACTCTTCCACCTCTCTCACTCTTACATCCACATGTTTGCCCCGAACCAAAACGGAGTCTTGATGCTCCATCAAATGTTACAGCACGTCTTGGCACACGGGAGTTCAGAAGTGTGTATGGTGGAGTCCTTGGAAATCGCAAAGATCGTCAATTTGTTTTCAGTAGATTTAGACCATGGCGAACATGCCGAGATGACAATAGCGGTCTCTTGACTTGCATAGCTTTTCTTGGGAACTCCTCTCATATTGCAGCTGGTAGCCATGGTGGAGAGCTCAAAATATTTGACACCAACACCAATACTGTACTGGACAGCTGCACAAGCCACCAGCCTCCTTTGGTGTATGTTCAGTCACGTGTCTCAGGTGATACACAGCTGCTGCTCTCATCAAGTATTCAGGATGTTCGCTTGTGGGATGCCTCTTCTATAGGCAATGGACCATTACATCCATTTGAAGGGTGCAAGGCTGCTAGGTTTAGCAATTCTGGGAGCCATTTTGCTGCACTGATGACAGATTTAAGCAATAGAGAGATTCTCCTGTACGATATCCAGACCTATCAGATGGAGCTAAAATTGTCAGACACAACTTTTGGATCTACAGGTCGGGCGCACATGTATTCTCAGATACACTTCAGTCCATCAGATACAATGTTGCTCTGGAATGGTGTATTATGGGATCGGCGAGTTTCTGGCCCAGTTCATCGATTCGATCAATTTACAGACTATGGGGGTGGTGGCTTTCATCCTGCTGGCAATGAG GTCATAATAAACTCTGAGGTGTGGGATCTTCGGAAATTCAGACTGCTCCGGAGTGTTCCTTCCCTGGATCAAACAGCAATAACATTTAATGCACGTGGTGACGTAATTTATGCAATCTTGAGGAGAAACCTTGAGGATGTAATGTCTGCTGTTCATACTCGTCGTGCCAAGCATCCTCTTTTTGCAGCATTTCGCACAGTCGATGCTGTCAACTATGCTGACATTGCAACTATTCCAGTAGATCGCTGTGTCCTTGACTTTGCGACAGAACCGACGGATTCATTTGTGGGATTGATCACAATGGATGATCAAGAAGAGATGTTATCTTCTGCGAGGGTCTATGAGATTGGTCGACGGAGGCCGACAGATGACGACTCTGATCCTGATGATGCTGAGAGTGaggaagatgaggatgaagaagatgaagaagtggatATAGATCCTATATTGGGCCCGGGTCTAGATGGTGATAGTGATAGTGACCCTGATAATATGAGCAACGATGATGATAGTATGAGTGATCTTGACGaggatgatgaggaagatgggGATTTTATAATGGATGGTTTTGAATTCGATGGTGGGCCTGGAATATTGGAAATTGTGACTGAGGGAGAggacgacgatgatgatgatggaagtCAGATGGTTGAATCTTTCAGTAGTGGTGATGAAGAGGATATTCTGCGCAATGGCTTTGGCTTCTAA